A genomic window from Canis aureus isolate CA01 chromosome 2, VMU_Caureus_v.1.0, whole genome shotgun sequence includes:
- the LYAR gene encoding cell growth-regulating nucleolar protein, with protein sequence MVFFTCNACGESVKKVQVEKHVAVCRNCECLSCIDCGKDFWGDDYKNHVKCISEEQKYGGKGYEGKTHKGDVKQQAWIQKINELIKRPNVSPKVRELLEQISGFDNVPRKRAKFQNWMKNSLKVHNESVLEQVWNIFSEASSNEAVSKGQAQQPLAQVASPPRAELSTKVLAVGTNDPTEKQAEVKKNKRERKEERQKNRKKEKKELKLENHQENSKGQKPKKRKTGQEAGEEAPASAGKKSQSKAGEAKGAADRAEEGDAEESRKARPGKRKQKHSEDDIESKKKKVKFSGPSEGGEPEDHESPAKGKFNWKGTIKAVLKQAPDNELAIKKLRKKVLAQYYAVTNEHHRSEEELLTIFNKKISKNPTFKLLKDKVKLLK encoded by the exons atggtattttttacaTGCAATGCATGTGGTGAATCAGTGAAGAAAGTACAAGTGGAAAAGCATGTGGCTGTTTGCAGAAACTGTGAATGCCTGTCTTGCATTGACTGTGGTAAAGATTTCTG GGGTGATGACTACAAAAACCATGTGAAGTGCATCAGTGAAGAACAAAAGTATGGTGGCAAAGGTTATGAAGGTAAAACCCACAAAGGTGATGTTAAACAGCAGGCATGGATTCAG aaaattaatgaattaataaaaagacCCAATGTCAGCCCCAAAGTGAGGGAACTTTTAGAGCAAATTAGTGGTTTTGACAACGTTCCCAGGAAAAGGGCAAAATTTCAG AACTGGATGAAGAACAGTTTAAAAGTCCATAATGAATCTGTTCTGGAGCAGGTGTGGAATATCTTTTCTGAAGCTTCCAGCAAC GAAGCAGTCAGTAAGGGTCAAGCCCAGCAGCCACTCGCCCAGGTGGCCAGCCCGCCCCGCGCAGAGCTCTCTACCAAGGTTCTAGCCGTTGGAACAAATGACCCCACAGAAAAGCAAGCAGAggtaaagaagaataaaagagaaaggaaggaagaaaggcagaagaatagaaagaaggagaagaaagaactaaaattaGAAAACCACCAAGAGAATTCGAAAGGTCAGAAGCCTAAGAAGCGCAAAACAGGCCAGGAGGCCGGAGAGGAGGCCCCTGCCTCTGCAGGGAAGAAGAGCCAGAGCAAGGCGGGTGAGGCCAAGGGAGCCGCTGACAGAGCTGAGGAGGGAGATGCCGAGGAGTCCAGGAAAGCCCGGCCTGggaagagaaagcagaagcaCTCGGAAG ATGACATAGAATCTAAGAAGAAAAAGGTAAAGTTCTCAGGACCTTCAGAGGGTGGAGAACCAGAGGACCACGAATCTCCTGCAAAAG GTAAATTCAACTGGAAGGGAACTATTAAAGCAGTTCTGAAACAGGCCCCAGACAATGAACTAGCAATcaaaaagctgaggaaaaag GTCTTGGCGCAGTATTACGCAGTCACGAATGAACATCACAGATCGGAAGAGGAGCTCCTGACAATCTTTAACAAGAAAATCAGCAAGAACCCCACCTTTAAGTTACTAAAGGACAAAGTCAAGCTTTTGAAATga